A stretch of the Bacillus anthracis str. Vollum genome encodes the following:
- a CDS encoding MMPL family transporter produces the protein MKTNVHKVDKWGKLGVFLYQFRYTVIVALLLVAIALGIFAPKLPGVLGGDGFQTEGDYQKTKEILDKDFKRSQDTLLLVFEKNKGVSHEEFQKQVETIVKNVQEKETYESFHHPVQNKEMLQDDIGYATILFSGKTNKERMEKTLQFADKIEKESNATLKVTPTGFPKINKEINERTQNDLKVAEMIGLPIAFLVLLFSFGSLLASILPIVNGALSVISTMGILYFIGSDKELSIFVLNVAPMIGLALSIDFALLFVNRFREEVAKRTVKEAIAITYQTAGRAIVFSGLCVFVGLSGLFFFKIDYIQSVAISGMIVVIMSIVFSLTLLPALLSLIGKRILKKNQVAHTPAKAWRTFAQFVMKHPIAMIIVVTTFIVICLLPLRTANLQFPDVEALPKQSDTRIAYEKYEEAFNETAKTHADVTLVVETKKDMKETESLQRVEEVVQKLKDDKKVYEVRSLYDSLNGMKSEQVAGMLQSPEAAKIAPVFESYTKGNKTTIEVFLDTKPRTEIAKQWVRDFKQNYKETNVTYYLGGMTTFQQELEDEIKDKVAIGMSVIFGSTFVILLFAFRSILIPIKAIIMNVLSLSATIGIVVWLFEGGHFGLEASPVLFVLPIFIFGLVFGLSMDYEVFLISRIHELYEETGDNDQATLEGLVSTSRIITSAALIMIVVTGAFAFTDILPVRQMGLGVALAIFLDATIIRLMLVPSLMKLFGDWNWWLPFRKKREKSS, from the coding sequence GTGAAGACAAATGTACATAAAGTTGATAAGTGGGGGAAGTTAGGAGTTTTTTTGTATCAGTTTCGTTATACAGTAATTGTAGCATTACTATTGGTTGCGATAGCGCTCGGTATTTTCGCTCCAAAGCTACCGGGAGTATTAGGTGGTGATGGCTTTCAAACGGAAGGGGACTATCAAAAAACGAAAGAAATTTTAGATAAAGATTTTAAGAGGTCTCAAGATACACTTCTACTCGTTTTTGAAAAAAATAAAGGTGTTTCACACGAGGAATTTCAGAAGCAAGTGGAGACAATTGTAAAAAATGTACAAGAGAAAGAGACATATGAATCTTTCCATCACCCAGTGCAAAATAAAGAAATGTTACAAGATGATATCGGCTATGCGACAATTTTATTTTCCGGGAAAACAAATAAGGAACGAATGGAAAAGACATTACAATTTGCTGATAAAATCGAAAAGGAAAGTAATGCAACATTAAAAGTAACGCCTACAGGATTTCCGAAAATTAACAAAGAGATTAATGAAAGAACGCAAAATGATTTAAAAGTAGCAGAGATGATTGGCTTACCAATTGCATTCCTCGTATTACTATTTTCATTTGGTAGCCTTTTGGCATCAATTTTACCAATTGTAAATGGGGCACTTAGTGTTATTAGTACGATGGGCATATTATATTTTATAGGTAGCGATAAGGAGCTATCTATCTTTGTGTTAAATGTTGCACCGATGATCGGACTTGCGCTATCTATTGATTTTGCGCTATTATTTGTAAATCGCTTTCGAGAGGAAGTTGCAAAGCGAACGGTAAAAGAAGCGATAGCAATTACATATCAGACAGCAGGGCGGGCAATCGTATTTTCAGGATTATGTGTATTCGTTGGCTTATCCGGTTTGTTTTTCTTTAAGATTGATTATATTCAGTCTGTCGCAATTAGCGGAATGATTGTTGTGATTATGAGTATTGTATTCTCGCTCACACTTCTTCCAGCGCTATTATCGTTAATCGGTAAACGAATATTAAAAAAGAATCAAGTAGCACATACGCCGGCAAAGGCGTGGCGTACATTTGCACAATTTGTCATGAAACATCCAATCGCGATGATTATTGTTGTTACAACATTTATTGTGATTTGCTTATTGCCATTACGTACAGCCAATTTGCAGTTCCCTGACGTGGAAGCTCTACCTAAACAAAGTGATACAAGAATTGCATATGAGAAGTACGAAGAGGCATTTAATGAAACTGCAAAAACACATGCTGATGTTACGTTAGTCGTAGAGACGAAAAAAGATATGAAAGAAACAGAAAGTTTACAAAGGGTAGAAGAAGTCGTTCAAAAGTTAAAAGATGATAAGAAAGTATATGAAGTAAGAAGTTTATACGACAGTTTAAATGGAATGAAATCAGAGCAAGTGGCGGGGATGTTACAGTCGCCAGAAGCTGCTAAAATAGCTCCGGTATTTGAATCGTATACGAAAGGAAATAAGACAACAATCGAAGTCTTTTTAGATACAAAACCACGTACAGAAATTGCGAAACAGTGGGTGCGTGATTTTAAACAAAATTATAAAGAAACGAACGTTACGTATTATCTAGGCGGCATGACGACGTTCCAACAAGAGTTGGAAGATGAAATTAAAGATAAAGTTGCAATTGGTATGTCTGTTATATTTGGATCGACCTTCGTTATATTATTATTTGCATTCCGATCTATACTCATTCCGATTAAGGCGATTATTATGAATGTACTTAGTTTAAGCGCAACAATTGGAATTGTTGTTTGGTTATTTGAAGGTGGTCATTTTGGTTTAGAAGCAAGTCCTGTTTTATTTGTCTTACCAATCTTCATTTTCGGCCTCGTATTTGGGCTTAGCATGGATTATGAAGTCTTTCTTATTTCGCGTATTCATGAACTGTATGAAGAAACAGGAGATAATGATCAAGCGACGTTAGAAGGACTTGTGTCAACAAGTAGAATTATTACGTCTGCCGCTTTAATTATGATTGTTGTAACTGGTGCGTTTGCTTTTACTGATATTTTACCAGTACGACAAATGGGGCTTGGCGTTGCATTAGCGATATTCCTTGATGCAACAATTATTCGTCTTATGCTCGTACCAAGTTTAATGAAATTGTTTGGAGACTGGAACTGGTGGTTACCATTTCGAAAGAAAAGAGAAAAATCATCATAA
- a CDS encoding RluA family pseudouridine synthase, whose product METKKKGEWCEMTVPAKWNGISIESLLKIEWEIPKKLLHQLRMEKGVTVNGEQRRWNELLKEGDKLQVHMFMEEEYDVEPEYGELDVVYEDDHVLIVNKPEKMDTHPAEKGGMGTLANLVAFHYQMKGLETKVRHIHRLDKDTTGGVVFAKHRIAGAIMDRLLMERKIKRTYAALVEGKVKKKQGTIDAAIGRDRHHATRRRVSPKGDQAITYYKVEEYFKKQNVTFVTLQLETGRTHQIRVHMSYNGNPLVGDVLYGGQTKYMSRQALHAMKINFLHPITKEEIEVDIPFPTKLNDTMKEFQRVNA is encoded by the coding sequence ATGGAAACGAAGAAGAAGGGCGAATGGTGCGAAATGACTGTGCCAGCGAAATGGAATGGTATAAGCATTGAGTCGTTATTAAAAATAGAATGGGAAATACCGAAAAAATTGTTACATCAGCTTCGTATGGAAAAAGGTGTTACTGTTAACGGAGAACAGAGAAGATGGAATGAGCTTTTAAAAGAAGGCGATAAGTTACAAGTTCATATGTTTATGGAGGAAGAATACGATGTAGAGCCTGAATATGGTGAATTAGATGTAGTATATGAAGACGATCATGTACTCATTGTAAATAAGCCTGAGAAGATGGATACGCATCCTGCTGAAAAAGGCGGGATGGGAACACTTGCAAATCTTGTTGCCTTTCATTATCAAATGAAAGGTTTAGAGACGAAGGTGCGACATATTCATCGGTTAGATAAAGATACGACAGGTGGTGTCGTATTTGCTAAGCATAGAATCGCTGGTGCAATTATGGATCGTTTATTAATGGAACGAAAAATTAAAAGAACATATGCGGCTCTTGTAGAAGGCAAAGTGAAAAAAAAGCAAGGAACAATTGACGCGGCTATCGGAAGAGATCGCCATCATGCGACGAGACGACGTGTTTCTCCAAAGGGAGATCAAGCAATCACATATTATAAAGTAGAGGAGTATTTTAAAAAACAAAATGTTACGTTCGTAACGTTACAATTGGAAACTGGTAGAACCCATCAAATTCGTGTTCATATGAGCTATAATGGTAATCCGTTAGTTGGGGATGTATTATATGGTGGACAAACGAAATATATGTCTAGGCAAGCGTTACATGCGATGAAGATAAACTTTTTACATCCAATTACAAAAGAAGAGATTGAAGTTGATATACCATTTCCTACAAAATTAAATGATACAATGAAAGAATTTCAAAGAGTGAATGCGTAA
- a CDS encoding DUF1648 domain-containing protein: MIKYKYILGIFFACLLITLCLYPYLPNQMAVHWNENGEPNEFMSKQVVVAFIPCLIIFLHGLMYIISHNIYKFNEDEHVIISGFLKTITLFMLFIHMLILFINFGSMISFQTGLTIGISMFLFMLSKAFKKVQSTEKDPIKLKKICLVSRRIFQVMACSILFSLFLNLKWGFYVLLSVISGGSILFMFYALYSYIIESYET; this comes from the coding sequence TTGATCAAATATAAATATATACTAGGAATATTTTTCGCTTGTCTTTTAATTACTCTATGCCTCTATCCATATTTACCGAATCAGATGGCTGTACATTGGAACGAAAATGGTGAGCCGAATGAGTTTATGAGTAAACAAGTTGTTGTAGCATTTATTCCTTGTCTTATTATTTTCTTACATGGATTGATGTATATTATTTCACATAATATATATAAGTTTAATGAAGACGAGCATGTCATTATAAGTGGATTTCTAAAGACGATTACTTTATTTATGTTATTTATCCATATGCTCATTCTCTTTATTAATTTTGGAAGCATGATATCCTTTCAAACAGGACTAACAATTGGGATTAGTATGTTTCTTTTTATGCTTAGTAAGGCGTTTAAAAAAGTGCAGAGTACGGAAAAAGATCCAATCAAATTAAAAAAGATCTGTTTAGTAAGTAGGCGGATTTTTCAAGTGATGGCATGCAGTATATTGTTTTCATTGTTTTTGAACTTGAAATGGGGATTTTATGTATTACTTAGCGTAATAAGTGGTGGTTCTATTTTGTTTATGTTCTACGCTCTATACTCATACATAATAGAAAGTTATGAAACATAA
- a CDS encoding CAP domain-containing protein — MKKRVLLSVAAATALTLGVSSLDAQAATVQPSNVKVQNIQHSKVMMKQMSQQELQAFLQSMGVESLAQWQQGNFQPNCFIPGQQPTENVVTEQPTAKPETQKPVEQKPAEQKPAEEVQKPEAQKPAENNNTQKPAEQKPAEQKPAEEAKSLSEFEQRVVELTNAERAKQGLPALKIDTELSKVARIKSEDMQKNNYFDHNSPTYGSPFDMMKKFGISYTSAGENIAQGQRTPEEVVQAWMNSAGHRANILNNGFTHIGVGYVESGNYWTQQFITK, encoded by the coding sequence ATGAAAAAGCGTGTTTTATTATCTGTAGCTGCTGCAACGGCTCTTACTTTAGGAGTATCTTCTTTAGATGCACAAGCTGCAACAGTACAACCATCTAACGTAAAGGTTCAAAATATTCAGCATTCAAAAGTGATGATGAAGCAAATGAGCCAACAAGAATTACAAGCATTCTTACAATCTATGGGAGTTGAATCATTAGCACAATGGCAACAAGGAAACTTCCAACCAAACTGCTTCATTCCTGGTCAACAACCTACTGAAAATGTTGTAACTGAGCAACCAACAGCTAAGCCAGAAACTCAAAAGCCTGTTGAGCAAAAACCTGCCGAGCAAAAGCCTGCTGAAGAAGTTCAAAAACCAGAAGCTCAAAAGCCTGCTGAAAACAATAATACTCAAAAACCTGCTGAACAAAAACCAGCTGAGCAAAAACCTGCTGAAGAAGCAAAATCTTTAAGCGAGTTCGAACAACGTGTTGTTGAATTAACAAACGCTGAGCGTGCAAAACAAGGTTTACCAGCTTTAAAAATCGACACTGAATTAAGCAAAGTAGCACGCATTAAATCTGAAGATATGCAAAAAAATAACTACTTTGATCATAACAGCCCTACATACGGGTCTCCGTTTGACATGATGAAGAAATTTGGTATTTCTTATACATCTGCAGGTGAAAACATCGCTCAAGGCCAACGTACACCTGAAGAAGTAGTACAAGCTTGGATGAACAGTGCTGGACACCGTGCAAACATCTTAAATAATGGCTTCACTCACATCGGTGTTGGCTATGTAGAAAGCGGTAACTACTGGACACAACAATTTATTACGAAGTAA
- a CDS encoding (Fe-S)-binding protein, translating to MTTLNKENIQKEFKERLSEDELLNCMRCGFCLPTCPTYIQSGYKESHSPRGRIALMKAVVDGLIEPDEDVENTLNVCLGCRACEPVCPSGVNYGHLLEEARDIINQNKKFSMPVRAVRKVVFEELFPHQNRMRTLTGLIGFYQRSGLQTITHKTGIMKLFPETLATMDLVLPKVPKMKAMKDRPTFLPAESTKKKQVAFFTGCLMDTMFLETNNATMKLLQLAGCDIVIPKTQSCCGALHGHAGEKSGAKELAKRNIKAFEDLNIDYIITNAGGCGAYLVDYDYLLKDDPQWAGRAKQFVSKIKDITAILVELDFHKRNDLRLTPQIITYQDSCHLRNVMRTSSEPRMLLEAIQGATYREMKDADRCCGSAGIYNIVHSELSMEFLDYKMDRVHETDATTIVTANPGCLLQMKLGIEREGLSHKMRGIHIVDLLLEAIETNS from the coding sequence ATGACAACATTAAATAAAGAAAACATTCAAAAAGAATTTAAAGAACGATTAAGTGAAGATGAACTACTAAACTGTATGCGATGCGGTTTCTGTTTACCAACTTGCCCTACTTACATTCAATCTGGATATAAAGAATCACATTCCCCGCGCGGACGTATTGCATTAATGAAAGCGGTCGTTGACGGTTTAATTGAGCCAGATGAAGATGTTGAAAACACATTAAACGTTTGCCTTGGCTGCCGCGCTTGTGAACCTGTTTGTCCATCTGGTGTGAATTATGGCCATTTATTAGAAGAAGCTCGTGATATTATAAATCAAAACAAAAAGTTCTCGATGCCAGTGAGAGCCGTTCGTAAAGTCGTTTTTGAAGAGCTATTCCCGCATCAAAATCGAATGAGAACATTAACCGGATTAATTGGGTTTTATCAGCGTTCTGGTTTACAAACGATAACACATAAAACGGGAATTATGAAGTTATTCCCTGAAACACTTGCAACGATGGATCTCGTTTTACCAAAAGTCCCTAAAATGAAAGCAATGAAAGATCGTCCTACATTTTTACCTGCTGAAAGTACAAAGAAGAAACAAGTTGCATTCTTCACAGGTTGTTTAATGGATACGATGTTTTTAGAAACAAATAACGCAACGATGAAACTACTTCAGTTAGCTGGTTGTGATATCGTTATTCCGAAAACGCAAAGTTGCTGCGGGGCATTACATGGGCATGCTGGTGAGAAAAGTGGAGCAAAAGAATTAGCGAAACGCAATATAAAAGCATTCGAAGATTTAAACATTGACTATATTATTACGAATGCTGGTGGTTGCGGAGCTTACCTCGTAGACTACGATTATCTTTTAAAAGATGACCCACAGTGGGCTGGACGTGCAAAACAGTTTGTTTCCAAAATTAAAGATATTACTGCTATTCTAGTAGAACTAGATTTCCATAAACGTAATGACTTACGACTCACGCCGCAAATTATTACGTATCAAGACTCTTGTCATTTACGCAATGTCATGCGAACATCTTCAGAACCTCGTATGTTACTAGAAGCAATTCAAGGGGCAACATACCGTGAAATGAAAGACGCTGATCGCTGCTGTGGTTCTGCTGGTATTTATAACATTGTTCATTCAGAACTATCAATGGAATTTCTAGATTACAAAATGGACCGTGTGCATGAAACAGACGCAACAACCATTGTTACTGCGAATCCAGGTTGTTTATTACAAATGAAATTAGGCATTGAACGAGAGGGTCTTTCTCATAAAATGAGAGGAATTCACATTGTTGATTTATTATTAGAAGCGATTGAAACCAACTCGTAA